The following is a genomic window from Pirellulales bacterium.
GAGCTTCTTGGCCCTCATGGCATCGGTCAAACGAACCCGGCGCAAGATCTCCGGCGCGAAGTTCGGTACGCCGACAAAGTTGAATTCCTCGCCTTCCGTCAGGGTGTCGCCGATGCGCAGCGTGCCGTGATTGGGTATGCCAACCACGTCGCCGGCGAAAGCCTCCTCGGCGAGGGCGCGATCCTGGGCAAAGAAAAATTGGGGAGCGTGCAGGCTGATGGTCTTGCCCGTTCGCACTTGCTTGACCTTCATGCCGCGGGTGAGCTTGCCGGAGCAAAGCCGCACGAAGGCGATACGGTCGCGATGGTTCGGATCCATGTTCGCCTGAATCTTGAAAACGAATGCGGACGTGCCGGGTTCAGTGGCCGCGACGACCCGCTTGTCGGCGGTCTGCGCCCGCGGCGCCGGCGCGATGGCGGCAAGCGCATTGAGCAGATCGCCGACGCCGAAATTTTTGAGCGCACTACCGAAGAAGACCGGAGTCAGGTGGCCTTCGGCAAAGGCGCGCGGATCGAACCGCTTGCAAGCATGGCGCACGAGATCGAATTCCGCGCCAAATGCCGCCGCGTCGAGACCGGGGTTCAGAGCGGTGATTTCGGCGATCGTCATGGCGCGCAGCGTGCCGGCCGATCCCGCATCGCCGTCCAGCAAGCGCACGCCACCGGACTCGACGTCGATTGTGCCGACAAAATCACGCCCGCGTCCGACCGGCCAAGTGATCGGCGCGGTATCGAGCGCGAGCGTTTTCTCGATCTCATCGACGAGGTCGAACGGGTCGCGGCTCTCGCGGTCCATCTTGTTGATGAATGTAATGATCGGAATGTCGCGCAGCCGGCAGACCTCGAACAGCTTGCGCGTCCGCGGCTCGATGCCCTTGGCGGCGTCGATCACCATCACGGCAGAATCGACCGCCGTGAGGGTCCGATAAGTATCTTCGGAG
Proteins encoded in this region:
- a CDS encoding peptide chain release factor 3, which produces MNMPIRAPEGTPALSSFATEVERRRTFAIISHPDAGKTTLTEKLLLFGGAIQLAGQVKAKRNRRSTRSDWMSIERERGISVVTSVMTFEYDGRVFNLLDTPGHEDFSEDTYRTLTAVDSAVMVIDAAKGIEPRTRKLFEVCRLRDIPIITFINKMDRESRDPFDLVDEIEKTLALDTAPITWPVGRGRDFVGTIDVESGGVRLLDGDAGSAGTLRAMTIAEITALNPGLDAAAFGAEFDLVRHACKRFDPRAFAEGHLTPVFFGSALKNFGVGDLLNALAAIAPAPRAQTADKRVVAATEPGTSAFVFKIQANMDPNHRDRIAFVRLCSGKLTRGMKVKQVRTGKTISLHAPQFFFAQDRALAEEAFAGDVVGIPNHGTLRIGDTLTEGEEFNFVGVPNFAPEILRRVRLTDAMRAKKL